A region from the Variovorax sp. RKNM96 genome encodes:
- a CDS encoding acyltransferase has protein sequence MQYNPALDGVRALSILAVVLFHCEVPGARGGFVGLDVFFVLSGYLITSLLATEYRNGGIEVGRFYARRALRLYPTLLLMIAAYVVLAPILWPADNRWLSAALAALYVYDYALPFWELTYTIGHTWSLGVEEKFYLLWPLLLPLVLRTRHPVRWLVSAFLAVTAWRYFVALNWTWAQAYFCFDTRMSGILLGAIAALTRFKVSRHALAMACVALAVLMTLPSLPTIDQTEAVTLRITLAELSAFVLVCHAAENRKASFLASRPMVYIGRLSYGIYLWHFPLVLLLRYTQPLWITLSATIVFSFAMAAICLHLVDVPIKRWSRKAWPEARSVA, from the coding sequence ATGCAGTACAACCCGGCGCTCGATGGTGTTCGCGCGCTGTCCATCCTCGCTGTCGTCCTGTTCCACTGCGAAGTCCCGGGCGCCCGCGGCGGGTTCGTCGGGCTGGACGTGTTCTTCGTGCTCTCCGGCTACCTGATCACGTCGCTGCTCGCGACGGAATACCGCAATGGCGGCATCGAGGTCGGGCGCTTCTACGCCCGCCGGGCCCTGCGGCTGTACCCGACCTTGCTGCTCATGATCGCGGCCTACGTGGTGCTGGCGCCCATCCTCTGGCCGGCGGACAACCGATGGCTGTCGGCCGCCCTGGCCGCACTCTATGTCTACGACTATGCGCTGCCCTTCTGGGAGCTGACCTACACCATCGGGCACACGTGGTCGCTGGGCGTGGAGGAAAAGTTCTATCTGCTCTGGCCCTTGCTGCTGCCGCTGGTGCTGCGAACGCGGCATCCGGTCCGCTGGCTCGTATCGGCATTCCTTGCAGTGACCGCGTGGCGGTACTTCGTGGCCCTGAACTGGACCTGGGCGCAGGCCTATTTCTGCTTCGACACGCGAATGAGCGGCATCCTGCTCGGGGCCATTGCGGCGCTGACCCGGTTCAAGGTATCGAGGCATGCACTCGCGATGGCCTGCGTGGCGCTCGCGGTGCTCATGACGCTGCCTTCGCTGCCGACGATCGACCAGACGGAGGCCGTCACGCTGCGCATCACCCTGGCGGAGCTGTCCGCCTTCGTGCTTGTCTGCCATGCCGCCGAAAACAGGAAGGCGTCGTTCCTCGCTTCACGGCCCATGGTCTACATCGGCAGGCTGTCATACGGCATCTATCTCTGGCATTTCCCGTTGGTCCTGCTGCTGCGCTATACGCAGCCGCTGTGGATCACGCTGAGCGCGACGATCGTCTTCTCGTTCGCGATGGCGGCGATCTGCCTGCATCTGGTGGACGTCCCCATCAAGCGATGGAGCCGAAAGGCGTGGCCCGAGGCCCGCAGCGTCGCTTGA